From Streptomyces sp. NBC_00370, a single genomic window includes:
- a CDS encoding CGNR zinc finger domain-containing protein, translated as MAARELTLDLALTIRHDGHGGVADDLSEPQGLTRWVHDHGDELAGDLDVAAFAADDHALAAVRELRAAVRALFARAVSPEAPSPADALRLLEPAEALRRLNAAAATVPAVPRLDWPQGAPPSAVTHPAAPVPGRVALAATLARSAVAFLAGPDRERLRACHAPRCVRYFIKEHPRQEWCKPSCGNRARVARHHERHRTSGPK; from the coding sequence ATGGCTGCCCGTGAGCTGACGCTCGATCTCGCCCTCACCATCCGGCACGACGGACACGGCGGGGTCGCCGACGACCTCTCGGAACCGCAAGGGCTGACCCGCTGGGTCCACGACCACGGCGACGAACTGGCCGGCGACCTCGACGTGGCGGCCTTCGCCGCCGACGACCACGCGCTCGCCGCCGTACGGGAGCTGCGGGCCGCCGTACGCGCGCTGTTCGCGAGAGCGGTCAGTCCCGAGGCGCCGAGCCCCGCCGACGCGCTGCGGCTGCTGGAGCCGGCCGAGGCGCTGCGCCGGCTCAACGCGGCGGCGGCGACCGTCCCCGCCGTACCGCGCCTCGACTGGCCGCAGGGCGCCCCGCCCTCGGCGGTCACCCACCCCGCCGCACCGGTGCCGGGACGGGTCGCGCTGGCCGCCACCCTCGCCCGGTCGGCCGTCGCCTTCCTCGCGGGACCCGACAGGGAGCGGCTGCGCGCCTGCCACGCGCCGCGCTGTGTCCGGTACTTCATCAAGGAACACCCCCGTCAGGAGTGGTGCAAACCGTCCTGCGGCAACCGGGCCAGGGTCGCCCGTCACCACGAGCGGCACCGCACGTCCGGGCCCAAATGA